A window of bacterium genomic DNA:
ATGGGGCCGATATCATCCGTGGGCCCGAGGCTGCCACTCTTGACCACTCCCCCGGACGGCTGGAGTATATCCGCGATCAGGCGGGCGCTTTCCTCGGAACGCAGCTTGCCGCTGTGCAGGATTGTCTGCACCCGGATATTCATGTTGCCGAGGGTGCGGGCCAGGTGCACGATATCGTCCCGTCCCTCCAGGCTCAACGGTTGCGCCTGGTCCTGATCGGCGGGCAAAGCCTTGCCGTGGCGCACGAGGTAGAGTTTCAAAGATGTCCTCCAGACAAAGGGCCGGTCGGCCGGTGAGGGCGCTCCATATATTCTCGTTTCTCAATCCCTAAGATGCGGCGGAAAGCCTTGAGAGTCAATACTTGTCTCCGGGAAATCACTGTATATCTGGCCGTTCTGGATTAAGCCCCCAGCCACCCGAAATGCACCGGGAGTTGCCAAAACCGGAGCGAAACATAATATTTGGTTTTTCGGAACATATCGATGTCAGAAAACAGAGCGCCCGCCACCTGTCAGTCTGGAGAGAACATGAAAAGTCACCTGCCACTGATTCTGCTCT
This region includes:
- the sixA gene encoding phosphohistidine phosphatase SixA, which produces MKLYLVRHGKALPADQDQAQPLSLEGRDDIVHLARTLGNMNIRVQTILHSGKLRSEESARLIADILQPSGGVVKSGSLGPTDDIGPMLQQVRSAQEDLMLVGHLPFLANFLQALVEAPDQDDLPVFDTGILVGVEKLGNRWQVFRHLGPRMIM